The Macaca fascicularis isolate 582-1 chromosome 1, T2T-MFA8v1.1 genome includes a window with the following:
- the FAM167B gene encoding protein FAM167B isoform X2 gives MSLGLLKFQAVGEEDEEDEEGESLDSVKALTAKLQLQTRRPSYLEWTAQVQSQAWRRAQAKPGPGGPGDICGFDSMDTALEWLRQELREMQAQDRQLAGQLLRLRAQLHRLKMDQACHLHQELLDEAELELELEPGAGLALAPLLRHLGLTRMNISARRFTLC, from the exons ATGTCCCTGGGGCTACTGAAATTCCAGGCAGTGGGTGAAGAGGacgaggaggatgaggagggggaGAGCCTGGACTCTGTGAAGGCACTGACAGCCAAGCTACAGCTGCAGACTCGGCGGCCCTCATATCTGGAGTGGACAGCCCAGGTCCAGAGCCAGGCCTGGCGCAGGGCCCAAGCCAAACCTGGACCAGGGGGACCTGGGGACATCTGTGGTTTCGACTCAATGGACACCGCCCTTGAGTGGCTCCGACAGGAGCTG CGGGAGATGCAGGCGCAGGACCGGCAGTTGGCAGGGCAGCTGCTGCGGCTGCGGGCCCAGCTGCACCGGTTGAAGATGGACCAAGCCTGTCACCTGCATCAGGAGCTGCTGGATGAGGccgagctggagctggagctggagcccGGGGCCGGCCTGGCCCTGGCCCCGCTGCTGCGGCACCTGGGCCTCACGCGCATGAACATCAGCGCCCGGCGCTTCACCCTCTGCTGA
- the FAM167B gene encoding protein FAM167B isoform X1, with protein sequence MSLGLLKFQAVGEEDEEDEEGESLDSVKALTAKLQLQTRRPSYLEWTAQVQSQAWRRAQAKPGPGGPGDICGFDSMDTALEWLRQELAHAPSRPQREMQAQDRQLAGQLLRLRAQLHRLKMDQACHLHQELLDEAELELELEPGAGLALAPLLRHLGLTRMNISARRFTLC encoded by the exons ATGTCCCTGGGGCTACTGAAATTCCAGGCAGTGGGTGAAGAGGacgaggaggatgaggagggggaGAGCCTGGACTCTGTGAAGGCACTGACAGCCAAGCTACAGCTGCAGACTCGGCGGCCCTCATATCTGGAGTGGACAGCCCAGGTCCAGAGCCAGGCCTGGCGCAGGGCCCAAGCCAAACCTGGACCAGGGGGACCTGGGGACATCTGTGGTTTCGACTCAATGGACACCGCCCTTGAGTGGCTCCGACAGGAGCTG GCTCACGCCCCCTCTCGGCCGCAGCGGGAGATGCAGGCGCAGGACCGGCAGTTGGCAGGGCAGCTGCTGCGGCTGCGGGCCCAGCTGCACCGGTTGAAGATGGACCAAGCCTGTCACCTGCATCAGGAGCTGCTGGATGAGGccgagctggagctggagctggagcccGGGGCCGGCCTGGCCCTGGCCCCGCTGCTGCGGCACCTGGGCCTCACGCGCATGAACATCAGCGCCCGGCGCTTCACCCTCTGCTGA